The genomic interval ATGCCACCGTGcaatttgttgttgttctttataACGCATAAATTGGGTTCTTTAATCATCGCCTCGCCAGCTTTAAGTGCAATATATTGATATTGTGCGGAAAGTcaggtttattttaattttttttatttagacggTTTGCAAATAACATGTGAAACCTATGAAAGACagctaaaagaaagaaaacaaaatatagcGAATTATTAAAAGCTTGATATAGAGACAGTTAGCTACATTTACCAATGTGCAGAAGACGAATGGTTACTTGAAGAGAACATATTATTTGAGGGTCTATCTCTTAAGAGATTATCTATTTGCAACGAAACTGCTGTCTGATCGAATCTCATGAAGGGAACAGAAAATAATTAGATCAGAAATCAAGGTTAGACGTCCTCTATTTTGAAAGCATGCACGAATAGGCTATTATAAAAGAAACATGATACACCGAGATCTGTTACGATTCCTCGAggcaaaaacactgaaaacactgaCCAATTTTTGATACAAATATGCATCTGTTTTTCACAAATCTCAGCAATGTGCTGCTGACTCAAAACGGAGGGGTTTCATCAATGCACTGAAATGTGGCACAGTGAATAATCTCCCACAAGCTTTTCATAAGTAAAAACagcatatatttatttgtggttatgaaatacatgtattttttatatcCAACCAAAATATTTATACTTGCATTACGCCCAGAGCCGTTTTGTGCTCTCTCCCTGCAGACCCAGTATCTCCACATGAGGTTAATTAAGAGCTCTGCTGTGATTGGGTGATGATGTGAGAGGAGAGACAGTATTTAAATTACAGCTACACTAAGACCATAGTTGGTGGTGGCTAGATGGTGTGCAGGGGATGAGGTTTCGTCCTTAGAAGCCTTAGTTTGGTGATTTGGTGTCTCTTTCAGTTGTGTTGAAACTGCTGAAGTAGAGCTTCTGTCCTTTGTCTCATTGATCACATCTATGACAAACTTTTTCTAAAGAGAAGTGTGTAATTTCAGTTGCCCATAATAAATACTGAGTTTTAGTTCTTTTTGGTGGGGGTAAGTACATGTGTGGCATTTTGTTTTCTCCCGTTTATGTTAGTTTAGGGAGTTAGTTTAATCTgctgtatttttttccttttctttgaaGCTTAGTTGGGTTATAGAAAATAGTTTTgttatgtttgttattttggccttgcCTTTTGTTATCTCTCTGTAAATAAAAACTTCTCTTTTCGCTGCATTTGACCATGTTTGTTTGGGTTACTGTAGCTGTTCTGGGTCTGGAGACAGCGTTTTCTCTGCCATCGCACAGTGTCTCACCATTAACCATTTATTTCTGTTGAGGTCTTACCTAGGACCGACTTTGACAGTAACACTTGTATTCTGATTTATCCAAGGTACTTCAATGTTTAACAACACTACTGCTACTATTAAAAGGCACggaaaaacaatgcaataatgcattacatttttaaaaaacactattttaaaataaaaaccaactTGGGTGGAtgactaacattttttttttattttattttggtcaataaTGGTAGGATGTCATGCTTGTTTACAGATACATGATTGCAGCTGTGGACAGCACATCTTGGATGGCTCCTCAATGGCCGGATGCTTTAATGTTTGGGCAACATTACTGATGACTGCGACATCAGCTGGGCAACAACAAAGTTAGATATCAGTACAGTACATATATCACATTTAGAACAAAGAAcattacatgattaaatatttataaacaatctATCATTTACATAACTTAAAGTGCGTTATACTCACTTTTAGTGCATTTATTGTGCTCTCCCAGTCCATCTGACAGATCTGTGGGATTGCTGTGAGCAGGATGCTGCTAGCTTTATTTGCATTCTCTTTCATGGTTTTCAGAACATTGTCCACACACacctagaataaaaaaaaaaaaaaaaaaaaaaagttgctaagtTTGGTATATgcaggattatatatatatataaaaaaaaaacatgaggaaaaaaaaaggtaaatttaaaTGAATGGACCAGCAAGCAAGATATCAAATATTAATGTGTGACTGGGCAGTAAATGCAGTTCGAACTTAAAATTTTcaaatttattcttaaaataaaactttacccACAAAAATATACAACACCCTCAAAACAAATATAAGGCTGTTAAGTCTCCGAGCCTCACATTTGCCTGTAGCCACTTAGATAACAAAGATAGGGTTGCCGTGAGTCATGAATAACCTGTCACAAGTTAAAACTGAAAATGGAAGACATTTATGTTCAAGCAACAGATGGACTATTGTCTCTAATTAATGCCAGACTTTGTCAGCCATTTAGCTGTCTACAGTTACATTGTGCACTCAAATTTATAGAGGACAATGTCAGGATCTACTGAATCAAGACAGCAACAAGAAAAATCTGCATGATCAAGAAAGAAAACTGAACTACAgactagttatttttttatttttttttatcaccaatGTTTTCCCTTAGAGGAACTGACTAATTGGTTGGCAACAAAATATGTGTGATTGTCAATGCATGAgtcagagagagaatgagaatacAGGACTGGGACAGAAGGATGTGGTGAAGTGGGGAGTGAAAACTAGAGGTCAGCAGCAGGAACTCGGAAGGAGGACTCTGAACTGTGAGGGGAAGTAAACATTGCAGCAAACTACCAGCCTAACCGGTCGTCCGGCTATCGGAAACAATAATCTGCAGAGAGTTTATTGACTTAAAAATGAACAtcctattaaaaaaaatccttcataACGAagaatataaataacttttaacacatttctgttttttctCATGTCCTTTCTTTGAAACGGCATCAAAATAGTATGTACAGTTTCACTGTCAAAACGCATATGTCTAGttagaatgaaaatgaaatgaatgaagaagaaaaaacacacttCACTAAATAACGAAGGGCTTTTATGTGGCATTTGTAACCAAGAGACAAATGCTTCTAtttatggggggaaaaaaatatctCTATGAGTATTTGCCACAAATATAAAGACCAAAGGAATAGCTGGGCTTATATAAGCCCAAGgttgtaaatattaattaattcggCTGCCAAAATTTGTATTTGCTTTTGAATTActacatgaaaaaaattatatatatatatatatatatttatactgtatatgctcTGATAAAATGTCTTCTATCTATTCATCAGTGCAGAGAAGCAGAGCAAAATAACAACCAAAGCAATGGTATTTCGCAAGACGCATACAGTATTATTCTTGAACTACTAGAAGGCCAGAAGTTACTTAGagtagctttaaaaaaaacattcagttcattaaataggccattcatttttaaagttctattttatacagtaaaaataaaataaattacacactataaaacactttatttttgatattatagAGAGTATTAATATTAGACATGAATTGTTACTTTTTTCTCTTTCCTAAAATACaaattttctatttatcaaaaaaactTTAATCATGATTCCGAGATAAAACAAGATAGAAAGAAATATTGATGCATGGTCTCTGTAGGCGTGGTAACACTTGACTTGTGAATGCCTTTCTCTCCACTGTTCTAGCTTGCATCCTTCTGAATCTGTGTACTTTGGTACAGTTTCAGTTCCATGTTAATCAACAAAATGGACTCCAGTCGAAACACTAGGTGCATCCCAAATCATGTACTTATGCACTATTCAATTATGTTTTGTAGTATAAACAGTGCGGGTAGTGCGTCCACAatgaaaattccaaaaagaaaaaggcaCTTAACCAAAAAAACGAAGTGTGAAATGTTGGAAACTTCATGACCTCAACTGGTTAGTGAAAGGGGAGGGGCTATTCAACTCCGgttataaatgacaaaataaccttatataattcatacactaAAGGTTGAGTACATAGGTACATAGTGTATAGTGCGTCATTTGGGACGCAGCTACTGTCCATTCAATTAGCTCTGATGGAGGAAATCTTATGCTTTTTTCACTCACACATTTTTTAGTCTCTCTCCTGCACAGAATTTTTTTGGTCTGTGTGGGAGTAACATCAAAAGCTTGCAGCTGTGCATGCACATAGCTTAGAAAGACTGCCTATTGGCATGAACTCAATTGACTTaaacgacagacagacatacacaaacacacacaaaataaaaaataaattcaatttaaggTTATCTGTAAGGTAATAATATAAGGTTAtctaattataaatactataaaattaacCTAAACCCACACCCTGACcctgattattaaaaaataaataaataaataaacttaaaatacaatacatacaaaaaatgaaaaacacagggGCTTGACAAAATTATTGTaggcttaatataatttgtgAACACTACTGTGAAAAACAAACATGATTATCTTTTAGTATTATCTTTTCATTGTCTAGGTTTGTATGTCCAGTGTAGTAGTACTGAAAAAATCGCTAAAAGATTTTCTCAGAACACcggagaagagatgatgccaacccctcagaggacgtcagttgatgctaaccctgaaacaacatacagaactaacaaatattgcttcATGTGTGAcagcatcatataataattgctgttaatagtgttcatcatctggttgactatgtcttgtatacatttttctgaaaaatcctgtcatatgcaaaAAAACTGATACTGTAGTCAAAAAGCTACTTTGATAGTgaaaagctactactaaatattgtagaaacttcatttactgtaaagttgctttgcaatgatttgtatcatacaacgcactatacaaataaacttgaattgagaaaaattcaattaaattattcaGTTGTGTTCAGTACAAGCCATGGCTGAAATGGGTAACTTCTCAGACTTCCAAAAAGTCAAAATCACGGAAGTCTGTTTAGCAGGACAGTCTGTAACCTTAACAGCTCAATTGTTTGGTGTTTTAAGCTCAACGGTCTTTATGATTATGAATGCATACACAAAGCATGACAAGATCTCATTAGCGAACAAGTGAGCAAAATAACACAGGTGAATGAAAGAGGTCGTCAAACACTAAGAAGGATGAAGTGACAGCAAACCTCTATCTTCACCTTGAAGACCTAGTTTCCACAAAAGCTTCGCAAAGCCAGCAGATGTTTTGAGATGACATTCAACTAAAGGCTATTCAAAAGTTTTAGAATATATTCTAATGATGTTGGAAGTTATCTTAAAGGCTAATGGTgctaaaacattgaaaaaatattGCCTATTTCCCaggttttcacattttttttttttatttttttttacaaatgggAATGTCCTTGTATGACCTGAAAAAGAGGTTGTCATATTCATCTCTTTTCTGGCAAAACAGAATAGTCCATAAAATATGGATaagtacatatacaaactgtacaaacacacagacagaggtTTCTATCTGCTCACCGCCTCTTCGTGCTCTTTCCAGCAGTCATAATCAGTTGCCATTGCAATACTAGCATAACACAGCCCAGCCTCCTTGGCAAGAACCACCTCCGGTACTGTGGTCATGTTGATGACATCAGCACCCCATTGTCTGAACATGAGGCTCTCTGCCCGAGAGGAGAAACGAGGACCCTCTATGGTCACCATTGTCCCTCGTGTGTGACACTTCACACCGAGTCCCTGGGCAACCTCCATGAGCACCTACAAGaggagataagaaaaaaaaattagaataagaaaaaaattataagaatGAAAATATAGTAAGACAAACAATGAGACGGACAGAGTGAGAGACAAACAGAGAGCTGGGAAATGTCACTGACCTCTCTAGTCCGGTTGCAGAAAGGTTCAGCCATAGGGATGTGGCACACACCTGGGAGGTTGGTGGGCTGCCCATCATAAAAGGTCTGGACACGTTTTGTTGTCCTTGAATTCAGGGTGGTGTGTAACATTTTTGCATGGAAattaagatgaaaatgaaatatgaatatgaacCAAACTGAAAAAATAATCTGCTGTGAGGAACAAAAAAGCCAGTTTCACATGAGACGTAAGTATCCAACACTGGATGCATAATTCTTTCCTCAAATGTTCACTTCAATAATGAATAAGTGCTGTCAAtgagtttaccaaaaaaaaaaaaaaaaaactttttgagcAGCCTCTAAAGACCAATCTTGGCTGAGGTGAGATGATacagtgcacattgaaaatgcatggtTGCAGTCATTCCATGTCGAGTTCAAAACACAAACCTGGCTAATGACCgcaatgcctttttttttttttttttcatcacgtTTTGGCCATCATGGGTAATACAGTTCAAAGATACAACATTTCAGATACAAAAACAGGAGAGCAGCAGTTTGGGCAGTTGGTGATATTGTTTTACTCTGcatgaaattaattaataactgctaaaaagtaaataaaatgaaaataaaataagctaCTTCCTTGAACATTAATGTTAAGTATTACTATTTGAAAAAAAGGCTTCCAGGACCCTAAATTTACAGggtagtgttttaaaaaaaaaaattagtgtgaAATTGAAAATTTGACGAAAATGATTACAGAGAAATTAACACTAACCTATCAATAAACTGGTCAATCAAAACAATGTCTCCAGGCTGGATGTCCTCTCTGAGGGAACCACATGCTGTGGTGACTAACAGGTGAGTACAGCCCTCTTCCTTCAAGGCCCAAATATTGGCCTGGTAATTGACATTGGTGGGCATTATGGTGTGTTGTCTCCCATGCCTTGTAGAGGGGGAAAAGTTCTAGATTAGActtctgtccttgatgaatagaaaaccAGCATATATTGTATCGTATATACCCTGCAGTGTAAGTACCTTGCAAGAAGCACACATTCAACATTCTTTATTTTGCCCAAAATTAGAGCATCAGATGGCTgtcaaaagagagaaagaaatgagtATGAATAAATACACTAGTGGTTCTGCCTATCAATACAACTGTCATATATTATTGGGAACACGTGAATTAGAAGCAAACCATGATTAGCAATTATTTCAACTTCTGAGTTTAACTAAAGCAAATGCATATATTAATTTCCAAATGTACTCTCCCATAATTACGCATGCATGAAAAGTACACTAAACACAATGAAGAGACACTCACCTTTCCAAATGGTGTGACTACATACCGTTCTGTCCTTCCCTCCAGGATATCTGGATCATCAAGACCAGATCCACCAACTATTCCTATCTATGAGAACATATCTGAATATGGGATGGGTGTCTGCAGTTGgttgatttaattaaaacatttataacacttgcaaatattttataatgacaaaacaaataggttcattaaaaattatatttaattgatattCATACTATAGATGCAAGATAGTGCCATTTGCATTTGTATGCACCAAGAGATAGCAAGTCTGtgatactgtatgtactgtactgcATGAGACATGAGTCATGCAGTGCCTCTTTCAGTAACCCAGATAAACATTCTGATTTACAGTGTTGCTATAGATATCTGACCGCTAAATGCTATTACTGAACAAATAGAATCAACTATTCTAGAAGTGAGTAGATTCTTATGCAGTTATGTTGAGGGCAGCCAAGTCACTTAACCTGAATAATTTCCTAGACACCACCAGAATAGAAGAATCAAGAATGCAGCTGAAAAAAGGTTTATTTCATTCTGCTTCTCATTCTTCACACCCATTATTTGTGTAAAATTCTAGTTCTGCACAATATGAGGATGCAGAGAAGTTGGGAggttttgtaaaatgcaataaaatcaaaaaCCTGTGAATTGTTAattctctttaacttttatttaattgacaaagaaaatatttccaAAGCAACTAGCATATGCCCTGGCCCAGAGTCCTCAAATTAATATtagtgctctttttttttttttttctttttttttttgtcttctctaGTTTCTGATTAGTTGAGTTGGGGAGATGAGGCTATAAAGTAGATGAAGGCGGACCTTATCACTCTTTCTCTGCCAGCCTTTCTTCACAACCACACCACCACATACTTTTTCTTAGTTTGTAATTTAAGTTTGGAGTGGGGAGTCACAGATTGTTTCAGTTAGTTTAGTTATTTCTTCCTTTGTTGCTAGGCTCCCATCTCTTAGTTTTGGTTACTTTTGGGAGTAAtttgtgataaaataaaacatttatttggaataCATCAGCCATTTATGTTATGTGTCCCTTCCAACTCCTAGACCCTTATACAGGGACcatacataatattgtgaaaagattcagggAATCCAGAGACATCACAGTACATGTAGGGCAAGGCAGGAAACCTCAATTGAATGTGCTTGACCTTTGAGCCCAGATGGCATTGCATAAGAAACCATCATAATGTGGTGTTTAATATAGCCACATGGGctcaggagtacttcagaaaactgTCGTCAATTACCACAGTCTACTGCTGCATCAAGAAATGCAACCTTAATACCTGTTATTGTAGGAGAAAGCTATACATCAGTTCTAGGCAGTTAAACATgcctctgtcccaacttttttagaGTGTGTTTCagccatcaaaatcaaaatttgttcatatttacaaaatacatttacgttggtcagtgaaaactttggaaatattttctttgtacttccttcaattaaattaaatatttgttaaagagaatgaacaaatcacagattcttgattttattgcattttacaaaatgtctcAACTTCTCTGGAATTAGggttgtgtttatatatatatatatagagagagagagagagagagagagagagagatgccaaagtaaaaaaaaataaataaaaaataaataaaaataaattatatatatatatatatatatatatatatatatatatatatatatatatatatatatatatatatatatagtaaaaaaaaaaaaaaaaggaaaaaatatcatGTATCTAATATCATCCAATATCATGAGATCGATGGAAGTATTTTTAGTTGACTAAACTATCTAACATTCTAATTAACATTTAGGCTGATGATATATGAGGCATCTTTGGTTCATGTTGCTGTTAACAGGCAACCCGTTGAGACACAGGGCCCAGGACCGATCTAAAGTATCCAATAAACATTGCTCCAAAAAAGTTTCCCAGCAAAATTGTTCAAAAAGTTGACTCGTTCATCATCGGCCTAAGAAACATCATCTTTTTTGTTCCATAGAAGAAACTaagacaggtttggaacaaatggaggataataaaataatggcagaattttcttttttggaatgAACTATTCTTTTTAACGCTTAATTGAGACGTTTGGTGGCTAAGTTTCAATCAGGGTGCTGTTAAAAGTCACTTCATGATGGTTTAATTTCTTGAACAATGCCAGTAAACCTAAATGTAGGATAGCAGTAGTTTGTTTTAgactatattttatattaatactgtGACAACCGAaacaaaggggggggggggggggggggcatcggTTATACAAAACAGTCTGAAGTCTAATGATATAAACTGTACCGACCAAAcaaagttacatttattaatacaaCTACATTAGAATTATTCCACGCCCACAGAGACGTTAGTGGGCTCGGCCCCAGGAAGAAGCAGTAAAGCATGTGCTGACAGCAGATTTCATGCTCTGTCTATAATATGCGAAACGAGTAGCCAATATTGGATGTAAAGAAAAGTGCTGTATACTGTCAAATACAATACATCGATGTTTGAAATTCAATCTTCAACGTTTGGTTTAGTGGCGTGTTGAGGTAAAATCATTGCAATGTTCCATCTCCTAAACTATTTTCTTACTTACATTTTCTCCATGTGTACGCCCCATACATTTAATTATcaataatgataatgattcaGTACAATTATATTTACCTTTACGTGACTGTTAGATGCCATTTTCTCTCACGTGTCAAACACAGCATCAGCGGTCTTTCTTGAGAAAGAACTAGGAAGCTGAAAAGAAAGATGCGCATTAGCGCCACCTACTGTGCTGTAAGTAAGTGTACCTTAATGAAACAAAACTtctcaataaaacaatataattaacATAAACTAAGAAAAAAGTACACCAggatttatataaatgtataacataTTACATAATAGGTTGGGAATACTCctcgcacaaaaaaaaaaaaaaatctaatatttgtacatattttgcAGTTATATATCATGTGCTGGCTCAtaaaacataatgtttttttttcaacatggatCATGTGTACTTTTTCTTATTGCAGTTTACATTCGTTTACCTATAAAAATAGTTTGGACAGTATGGTGTGCACTATAGAAATCATCataaaaagaatattaaaaaaataaatttaaagataAAGTTTCAGTGTATTTTCTAAAATTGTTTTAGAAATCTGAGGATATACACTTAGTTCATGTGTCATAAACTGTTAAAgttacacaaaaatgaataatgaatgcCTGCATGAAACTGCTTTCAGACTATTTGAAGAAAACACATAGGAATACAATGTGTACTCAAAAGAACACATTATGAAAGAATGCATTCAATAAAAAGGACACTTTTATGATCCGTTTCAATTTATTTGACATAGCCAAATAAAAAAGGAACACTAAACTTTGAAAATTGATGACTGTTAATTTTGCTTGTATAGGAGAGtttgaaatgaaatacatttttaaataaatcacaaatgctaatgtttctttaaaaaaaagaaaaaaaaagaaaaaagaaaagaaaaagaaaccccaaatcaaatttacatttcaaacccatcctttttgtatttttaaaacactgaaaatacatGTTGGCATTACAACAATAGTCCTTTGTCAATCATTATTTGCCACAAATTGAAAAGTTCAATTACACTGAACATACCATCTCACAAAGACATTGCCATTAATCTGACTGGGTCTGATTCCCTGCATCACCCACAGAACTACATCCAGTTCTAGCAGTTGACACTTGCTCCATGTCTAGGAATCTGGACATAAACGGCTGAGTTTCTGTAGCACTGTTTGCTATTGGGACTATGGAACCAGCTGCACAGATATTACTGGTTGAGGGTTCACTGGGGTCAGCACTGTCACTGTCACTAGTAATTGTAATGAGAACAGGGCTGTTTTTTCCCACCCTCTCCTCACCATTATGTCTCCTGCTCTTCCGCttgtgtttcttcttcttcttgcgaTGTTTTCGACTGTGACCCTCAGATTTGTCATCTCTGCTTGGACTTCTGCTTTTCCTCTTGAACTTTTTGTGATGCCCCttgtatttcttttttgcattATCTTTAACAGAATCAGTACATGATTTGCTAGAGGGTTCCTCGTGATgctttgttttgtatttctttttcctGCCATGCTCATCATGTCGTGATGTCTGATGTGAAGAGCTACTCCTGTGCTGACGGTTGGTGGAGCTAGACTTTATTCTAGATCTGCTCCTTGAGCGACTCCTGTGCTGACGGTTGGTGGAGCTAGACTTTATTCTAGATCTGCTCCTTGAGCGACTCCTGTGCTGACGGTTGGTGGAGCTAGACTTTATTCTAGATCTGCTCCTTGAGCGACTCCTGTGCTGACGGTTGGTGGAGCTAGACTTTATTCTAGATCTGCTCCTTGAGCGACTCCTGTGCTGACGGTTGGTGGAGCTAGACTTTATTCTAGATCTGCTCCTTGAGCGACTCCTGTGCTGACGGTTGGTGGAGCTAGACTTTATTCTAGATCTGCTCCTTGAGCGACTCCTGTGCTGACGGTTGGAGGAGCTAGACTTGATTCCAGATCTGCTCCTTGAGCAACTTCTTCTGTCCTGGCAGTCCCTGCTCTGCCTTCTACTATGCGATTTAGAACAAGAGCGATCATGTACACTTCTGTAGCTGGTGTAGGATGAGCGTGTATAACATCTCCTTGTGCTATCTCTTTGACTGTAATGGCTATATGAATGGCAATAAGATGAGGTGTGGTGACTTGTCTCTTTTTCTCGTTTCCACTTATGCTTGCTCTCTTTAGACAAAGGCTGTTTCTTGCTTCGAGAGGAGGAGTGTGTCCTGTTGCTGTGCGAGGATCCTTCTCTAGATCCAGACCCCTTTTCATAATGCCCTTTGCCATATTTATCTTCTTTTCTTGCGTGACTAGAGGTGTCACTGGGAGACAAATCAGACTCTGAATTAAATCGAATGTGCAGGGGGTTCTGAGGGCTTTGTTGCTCTGTATTCAGCTCAGAATGCTCTGAATCAGATGAAAGCTGGACCAGTTCTGGAGTCCTTTCTGATGCTGGCTTCACATAGCCGATAATAAAACAGTCATCATCACTGCCAGCAGAATGCTCCTCTTCCAATGCAATAGTGCCAGTATTTGCTGGATGGTCTTGATGTGGCACAGCATCAACAGACACTACTGCTTCCCCTACACTACTATCAGAATCCGAGTCCCTCACAGGGAAAGGTAATACTTGAGATGGCTCTGAGGAGTAGGATGGCCCTGGGGTCTCATCATCCCATGCTGTTTGGCTTAAGGTCAGACTAGGAGTGGCATAATCCTGGGATCCAGATACTAAAGAATCACTTTCATCCTCAGAGATGGCGATCACAGAGGCTTCCGAACTACTACCTTCTCCAGAAGGCCGAGGCAAGTCATAAACTGCACGCTGGTCATATGCCTCCATGTTGAATGGGGACTGAGCAAAACTAAGAAACTCATGTAGGAAGTGCTCTGTGTGGGATAGCAAGAAGGGTCGAAGTTCGTGTACAACAGCCTGGTCGTCCAAGTTATGTTGAGTGATCAAAGTCATGATGATGTGCTGCACTATGTTGACAAGGGAACCATGAGTGCCATACAGAACAGTCAGCTCTCGTCTCAACCAAGGCACAAGCCTGTGGAGACAAGCTGGATTTCTTCTGAAGAACTCTGCAGAAGTCTGCCTGCTACGACCGCCATCCTGAATGCTCTGGACTCGCACACCTCTTCTGTACAAGGCTCTTCTGAATTTAACCATTTCTTGTTCGTGAAGACTTTGCACAGTTCTTCCATCTCTGTCTCTTCTTTGTCTTACTGCCAAGCTCCTTAACATGCTGTGGAGATCTCGGTTGTGCCGCTGTTGAAGAGATCCCCTCAGGCTCTCAAATATGACCCCATGGTCAGGAGGAGGAGACGTTCTCCTCTGTGCTGGTCTGTGGTTGCCTGTAAGCGTGGTGCGATACCTGAATCTTTGCCCTGCCATGTTGCCAAATGAGCCATTTTCAGTTGGTCGCAGGTCCAACCTCTTGTAGTTATCTTCAGACTTAATAGTGtgataaattgaattaaatggcTGTTTGCACAAAGGGCATTCTGCTTTGTTC from Carassius auratus strain Wakin chromosome 26, ASM336829v1, whole genome shotgun sequence carries:
- the mtap gene encoding S-methyl-5'-thioadenosine phosphorylase produces the protein MASNSHVKIGIVGGSGLDDPDILEGRTERYVVTPFGKPSDALILGKIKNVECVLLARHGRQHTIMPTNVNYQANIWALKEEGCTHLLVTTACGSLREDIQPGDIVLIDQFIDRTTKRVQTFYDGQPTNLPGVCHIPMAEPFCNRTREVLMEVAQGLGVKCHTRGTMVTIEGPRFSSRAESLMFRQWGADVINMTTVPEVVLAKEAGLCYASIAMATDYDCWKEHEEAVCVDNVLKTMKENANKASSILLTAIPQICQMDWESTINALKLMSQSSVMLPKH
- the toporsa gene encoding topoisomerase I binding, arginine/serine-rich a yields the protein MASPQMKERLSGVVLNTVSKGASPESKCPICLDHFKNISYLDVCLHKFCFCCICEWLKNKAECPLCKQPFNSIYHTIKSEDNYKRLDLRPTENGSFGNMAGQRFRYRTTLTGNHRPAQRRTSPPPDHGVIFESLRGSLQQRHNRDLHSMLRSLAVRQRRDRDGRTVQSLHEQEMVKFRRALYRRGVRVQSIQDGGRSRQTSAEFFRRNPACLHRLVPWLRRELTVLYGTHGSLVNIVQHIIMTLITQHNLDDQAVVHELRPFLLSHTEHFLHEFLSFAQSPFNMEAYDQRAVYDLPRPSGEGSSSEASVIAISEDESDSLVSGSQDYATPSLTLSQTAWDDETPGPSYSSEPSQVLPFPVRDSDSDSSVGEAVVSVDAVPHQDHPANTGTIALEEEHSAGSDDDCFIIGYVKPASERTPELVQLSSDSEHSELNTEQQSPQNPLHIRFNSESDLSPSDTSSHARKEDKYGKGHYEKGSGSREGSSHSNRTHSSSRSKKQPLSKESKHKWKREKETSHHTSSYCHSYSHYSQRDSTRRCYTRSSYTSYRSVHDRSCSKSHSRRQSRDCQDRRSCSRSRSGIKSSSSNRQHRSRSRSRSRIKSSSTNRQHRSRSRSRSRIKSSSTNRQHRSRSRSRSRIKSSSTNRQHRSRSRSRSRIKSSSTNRQHRSRSRSRSRIKSSSTNRQHRSRSRSRSRIKSSSTNRQHRSSSSHQTSRHDEHGRKKKYKTKHHEEPSSKSCTDSVKDNAKKKYKGHHKKFKRKSRSPSRDDKSEGHSRKHRKKKKKHKRKSRRHNGEERVGKNSPVLITITSDSDSADPSEPSTSNICAAGSIVPIANSATETQPFMSRFLDMEQVSTARTGCSSVGDAGNQTQSD